Part of the Thermus islandicus DSM 21543 genome is shown below.
ACACCGTTCCGTGGCCCATAGTCGTCTATTTCACTCCTTGAGAGTCGCGACCACGGGCCACTTCCTGCTTCCACGACCCATAGCTCGTAGACCGGTCCCGAGGGGGAACCGTTCCGCCGCTAGAGGGATCTCTGCAGGCGTGACTTCCCGGGGAACTCCCGGTAGAGCCCGTGAGGTGGGCTATCCCGTACTTCTTCAGGTTGACGGCCGCGTTCAGGTCCCGGTCCACCTCCAGGCCGCAGGCCTCGCACCGGAAGACCCTCTGGGAAAGAGGCATCCTCCCGTGAAGCTGCCCGCACCGGGAGCAGAGGCGGGTACTGGGGAAGCTCCTGGGAGCCACGATCAGGGTCGCCCCGTACCACTCCGCCTTGTAGGCGAGCCTCCTCCGAAACGCTCCCCACCCCACGTCGGCCACGGACCGGGAAAGGCGCCCCCGGGAGAGGCCCTTGACGTTCAGGTCCTCCACCACGATGACCGGCTTGGTCTTCGCCAGCCAGGTGGTGAGCTTGTGCAAGAAGTCC
Proteins encoded:
- a CDS encoding RNA-guided endonuclease InsQ/TnpB family protein; this encodes DFLHKLTTWLAKTKPVIVVEDLNVKGLSRGRLSRSVADVGWGAFRRRLAYKAEWYGATLIVAPRSFPSTRLCSRCGQLHGRMPLSQRVFRCEACGLEVDRDLNAAVNLKKYGIAHLTGSTGSSPGSHACRDPSSGGTVPPRDRSTSYGSWKQEVARGRDSQGVK